The proteins below come from a single Tenuifilum thalassicum genomic window:
- the sqr gene encoding type III sulfide quinone reductase, selenoprotein subtype: MKKIVILGAGTGGTLMANKLRKALPKKEWEITVVDKHRSHYYQPGFLFIPFGIYNKERVVKPKQKFLPSGVNFIVEDIDRVLPDKSEVLLKNNQTLSYDFLIIATGTQTSPDETPGLKGKEWYKSIFDFYTYEGASALHEFLKNWQGGTMVVNIAEQPIKCPVAPLEFSFLADTFFKKRKIRDKVNIVYSTPLSGAFTKPKATAMLSKLLSEKNINIVPDFYIEKVDEDAKKIVSYDGREISFDLLVSIPVNKGADYVERSGMGDDLNFIPTDKFTLRSQKWENIFVLGDASNIPTSKAGSVVHFAADVLYENVLSAINGKPLEAKFDGHSNCFIETGEGKASLIDFNYDTEPLPGTYPVPGIGPMKLLKNTRLNHWGKLGFEYIYWNILIKGLHLPVSSKMSMKGKKID; encoded by the coding sequence ATGAAGAAAATTGTAATTCTTGGCGCTGGAACAGGTGGAACGTTAATGGCAAATAAGCTAAGAAAAGCACTTCCAAAAAAAGAGTGGGAGATTACTGTTGTTGACAAGCACAGAAGTCATTACTATCAACCTGGATTTTTATTTATCCCTTTTGGTATTTATAACAAGGAGAGAGTTGTAAAACCTAAGCAAAAATTTTTGCCTTCTGGTGTAAACTTTATCGTTGAAGATATTGACAGAGTTCTGCCAGATAAGTCTGAAGTTTTATTAAAAAACAACCAGACACTATCGTATGACTTTTTGATTATTGCAACAGGAACCCAAACAAGTCCCGATGAAACACCTGGGCTAAAAGGAAAGGAATGGTATAAAAGTATCTTCGATTTTTACACATACGAAGGAGCTTCAGCGTTACATGAGTTTCTGAAAAACTGGCAAGGCGGAACCATGGTTGTAAATATTGCTGAGCAACCCATCAAGTGTCCTGTTGCTCCTTTGGAGTTTTCATTCCTAGCTGATACGTTCTTTAAGAAGAGAAAAATCAGGGATAAGGTCAATATTGTTTATTCTACACCTCTTTCTGGTGCTTTTACAAAACCAAAAGCAACAGCCATGCTAAGCAAACTCCTTAGTGAGAAAAACATTAACATTGTACCTGACTTCTATATTGAGAAGGTTGATGAAGATGCTAAGAAAATCGTGTCCTACGATGGAAGAGAAATTAGTTTTGACCTACTAGTTTCTATCCCAGTTAATAAAGGTGCTGATTATGTAGAAAGAAGTGGCATGGGCGATGACCTTAACTTTATACCAACCGACAAGTTTACCTTAAGGTCGCAGAAATGGGAAAATATTTTTGTATTAGGAGATGCAAGTAATATTCCAACATCAAAAGCAGGCTCAGTTGTTCACTTTGCTGCAGATGTCCTTTATGAAAATGTTCTATCTGCAATTAATGGTAAACCTTTAGAGGCCAAGTTTGATGGTCACTCTAACTGCTTTATTGAAACGGGTGAAGGAAAAGCCAGTTTAATCGATTTTAACTATGATACAGAACCACTACCTGGTACATATCCAGTTCCTGGTATTGGTCCCATGAAGCTGTTAAAAAACACTAGGCTAAACCATTGGGGTAAATTAGGTTTTGAGTATATTTACTGGAACATACTAATAAAAGGGTTGCATCTTCCCGTATCTTCAAAGATGTCGATGAAAGGTAAAAAAATTGATTAG
- a CDS encoding ABC transporter ATP-binding protein, with amino-acid sequence MITIKNVCKSFDGRMVLKDISATFEKGKTNLIIGQSGSGKTVLLKSIVGLHDIDDGEIFYDETRFDTLSFTEKKQIRQKIGMLFQGSALFDSATVEENVMFPLDMFTEMTYEEKLERVNFCLKRVNIVNSNHLYPAEISGGMKKRVAIARAIALNPEFLFCDEPNSGLDPKTAVVIDQLIKEITEEYNITTIVNTHDMNSVMGIGDKVIFIHQGQKWWEGTKDDILDSDNKELNDFVFSTELTKKIKGLK; translated from the coding sequence GTGATAACCATAAAAAATGTTTGTAAATCGTTTGATGGAAGGATGGTGCTAAAAGATATAAGCGCCACCTTTGAAAAGGGGAAAACTAACCTGATAATAGGTCAAAGTGGTTCAGGCAAAACGGTTCTGCTTAAAAGTATAGTTGGTTTACACGATATAGATGATGGAGAAATTTTCTATGACGAAACCCGGTTCGATACTCTTTCCTTTACCGAAAAAAAGCAGATAAGGCAAAAAATAGGAATGCTTTTCCAAGGATCAGCACTATTTGATTCGGCAACTGTAGAGGAAAATGTCATGTTTCCGCTTGATATGTTCACCGAAATGACCTACGAGGAAAAGCTTGAACGGGTTAACTTTTGCCTTAAGAGGGTTAACATCGTAAACTCAAATCATCTTTACCCTGCTGAGATTAGCGGGGGAATGAAAAAAAGGGTAGCCATAGCCAGGGCAATAGCACTTAATCCTGAATTCTTGTTTTGCGATGAGCCTAACTCTGGCCTTGATCCCAAAACAGCAGTGGTTATCGACCAGCTAATTAAGGAGATTACAGAGGAATACAACATTACCACCATAGTTAACACCCACGATATGAACTCGGTGATGGGAATTGGCGATAAGGTTATTTTTATACACCAAGGACAGAAATGGTGGGAGGGAACCAAAGACGATATTCTTGATAGCGATAATAAGGAGCTAAATGATTTTGTTTTTTCAACCGAACTGACAAAAAAGATAAAAGGTCTTAAATAG
- a CDS encoding Crp/Fnr family transcriptional regulator, translating into MNKDICPGSKCSECGFRSSIFVRLSDEQLDNLTANKTFAFVKKGDVIAKQGGEVKGFIFLRKGLAKLTRVNPDGREQIIGIATPNDFVGLLSIFSSKKYQYNIIAIEDCEYCCVDYDMVMDLVSTNGDFAKTLLEKISQVSDLMMGTRLDLELRQLRGRVAFILCYFANEVYKSQKFNLPISRREIAELIDMRVENVVRILSELRRDNVIKIEGTTIEIVNPEKLRWMKEHG; encoded by the coding sequence ATGAATAAAGATATATGCCCTGGAAGTAAATGTTCAGAATGTGGATTCCGCTCCTCGATATTTGTAAGGTTAAGCGATGAACAGCTCGACAACCTAACTGCAAACAAAACATTTGCGTTTGTAAAAAAGGGAGATGTAATTGCTAAACAGGGTGGTGAGGTTAAAGGGTTTATTTTCCTAAGGAAAGGGTTGGCCAAGTTAACTCGGGTAAATCCTGATGGTCGTGAACAAATAATTGGCATTGCCACTCCTAACGATTTTGTTGGTTTGCTAAGTATCTTTTCATCAAAAAAATATCAGTACAACATCATTGCCATTGAGGATTGTGAGTACTGCTGCGTTGATTACGATATGGTGATGGATTTAGTGAGCACCAACGGTGACTTTGCCAAAACTCTCCTGGAGAAAATCTCGCAGGTGTCGGATTTGATGATGGGTACTCGACTCGATTTAGAATTGCGCCAGCTCCGTGGTCGTGTGGCTTTTATCCTTTGCTATTTTGCTAATGAGGTTTACAAATCGCAAAAGTTTAATCTTCCCATCTCGCGCAGAGAAATTGCTGAGCTTATTGATATGCGCGTTGAAAATGTGGTTCGTATACTTTCAGAATTGCGCCGCGATAATGTTATTAAGATTGAAGGGACAACCATTGAGATTGTTAACCCCGAAAAATTGCGTTGGATGAAAGAGCATGGGTAG